A window from Gemmatimonadales bacterium encodes these proteins:
- a CDS encoding M23 family metallopeptidase gives MAKRRWTVVLVPHGSEPSKILEVSYSVLKMAAGGAGMALVAVLLVGYVTVSRSADLTRSSRLQHENAVLARELGELHGRLAGLSDTLLRISQRDARVRVLANLEPIDPQVQAAGIGGPTVAPRTSDGIRVDLDGLIRRANLLASSYKEATDSLAGHAQRLAATPSIMPTQGWLTSAFASMREHPILHIMRPHEGIDVTAPMGSPIEAPAAGVVTDAGWESGYGNTVTIDHGYGIVTKFAHASKLLVKTGQRVSRGQRIALVGNTGLATGPHLHYEVHVNGRPVDPLKYVLPEHVVTD, from the coding sequence ATGGCCAAACGCCGCTGGACCGTCGTTCTGGTGCCGCATGGGTCGGAGCCCTCGAAGATTCTCGAGGTCTCCTACAGCGTGCTCAAGATGGCGGCCGGTGGCGCGGGCATGGCTCTGGTGGCGGTCCTGTTGGTCGGGTACGTCACCGTCTCACGCAGCGCCGATCTCACCCGGTCGAGTCGGCTGCAGCACGAGAACGCCGTCCTGGCCCGGGAGCTGGGTGAATTACACGGCCGGCTCGCCGGCCTCTCCGACACCCTCCTCCGGATTTCCCAGCGGGACGCGCGTGTCCGGGTCCTCGCCAACCTCGAGCCGATCGATCCGCAGGTGCAGGCGGCCGGCATCGGCGGGCCGACGGTGGCGCCGCGGACCTCCGACGGGATCAGGGTCGATCTGGACGGATTGATCCGCCGGGCCAATCTCCTGGCCTCATCCTACAAAGAGGCCACCGACAGCCTGGCCGGCCATGCGCAACGCCTGGCCGCGACGCCGTCGATCATGCCGACCCAGGGTTGGCTCACCAGCGCCTTCGCCTCGATGCGGGAACACCCGATCCTCCACATCATGCGTCCGCACGAGGGCATCGACGTCACCGCGCCGATGGGGAGCCCCATCGAGGCCCCGGCGGCTGGCGTGGTGACCGATGCCGGCTGGGAGTCGGGCTACGGCAACACCGTCACCATCGATCACGGTTACGGCATCGTCACCAAGTTCGCCCACGCCTCGAAGCTGCTGGTCAAGACCGGACAGCGGGTGTCCCGCGGTCAGCGCATCGCCCTGGTGGGCAATACCGGACTGGCCACTGGTCCCCACCTGCACTACGAGGTGCACGTGAACGGCCGGCCGGTGGATCCGCTCAAGTACGTGCTGCCGGAGCACGTGGTGACGGACTAG
- a CDS encoding LemA family protein — protein MKRSSFLALPLLALTLFSAGCGYNQIQTLDERVNQAQGQIQTQLQRRADLIPNLVNTVKGVTKQEDTVFISIANARSRLGGAIQAGNVPEMAAANAQLTQGLGRLLAISENYPTLRSQENFRQLQDQLEGTENRISVARQDYNAAVGEYNAYIRRFPNNLTAKVFGFGKPREYFEAAAGATEAPKVQF, from the coding sequence ATGAAGCGCTCGTCGTTCTTGGCCTTGCCGCTCCTCGCCCTGACGCTGTTCTCGGCCGGCTGCGGGTACAATCAGATTCAGACGCTGGACGAGCGGGTCAATCAGGCGCAGGGGCAAATCCAGACCCAGCTCCAGCGCCGGGCGGACCTGATTCCCAATCTGGTGAACACGGTGAAGGGGGTCACCAAGCAGGAGGACACCGTGTTCATCTCGATCGCCAATGCGCGATCCCGCCTCGGGGGGGCGATCCAGGCCGGCAACGTGCCCGAGATGGCTGCCGCCAACGCCCAGCTCACCCAGGGCCTGGGCCGGCTGCTGGCGATCTCGGAGAATTACCCGACACTGCGTTCGCAGGAAAACTTCCGCCAGCTGCAGGACCAGCTGGAGGGCACCGAGAACCGGATCTCGGTGGCCCGACAGGATTACAACGCCGCGGTCGGCGAATACAACGCCTATATCCGGCGCTTTCCAAATAATCTGACGGCCAAGGTGTTTGGATTTGGTAAGCCGCGCGAGTACTTCGAGGCCGCCGCGGGCGCGACGGAAGCGCCGAAGGTGCAGTTCTAG
- a CDS encoding TPM domain-containing protein, which yields MRGTRAKAIALLAVLQLTASLAAAQRPGIDRLFPAEPVGYVNDFATVVDAGSAAAMEDLITRLRNAAGAELAVVTLPTIEDYAPSDVGVAIIRRWGIGAKAEVGDVRRNAGLVLLLVPRKEGVANSGKVYVAVGQGLEGIVTDAEAGQVSDLMLPELREGKYGPGLLTGTRALVARIAQAYGVTDSSLATSPTGGPPAVSVAPRSLLRALFPIILFLLFMLLSGRGRRRRGGIYWGGPWIGGGWGGGGGFGGGGFGGGGFGGFGGGGGASGGGAGRSF from the coding sequence TTGAGAGGAACACGAGCCAAAGCTATCGCCCTCCTGGCAGTGCTACAACTGACGGCCTCGCTGGCGGCCGCCCAGCGCCCCGGGATCGACCGCCTCTTTCCGGCCGAGCCCGTGGGGTACGTGAACGACTTCGCTACCGTCGTCGATGCTGGGTCCGCCGCCGCCATGGAGGACCTGATCACCCGGCTTCGGAACGCGGCCGGCGCCGAGCTGGCGGTGGTCACCCTTCCCACGATCGAGGACTACGCTCCCAGCGACGTCGGAGTCGCCATCATCCGCCGCTGGGGGATCGGTGCCAAGGCGGAGGTGGGCGACGTCAGGCGCAACGCGGGGCTGGTGCTGCTGCTGGTGCCCCGCAAGGAGGGAGTGGCCAACTCGGGCAAGGTCTACGTCGCCGTGGGGCAGGGGCTGGAAGGCATCGTGACCGATGCCGAAGCCGGCCAGGTGAGCGACCTGATGCTGCCGGAGCTGCGCGAGGGCAAGTACGGTCCCGGGCTGCTGACCGGCACGCGCGCGCTGGTGGCGCGCATCGCGCAGGCGTACGGCGTGACCGACTCGAGTCTGGCCACCTCGCCCACTGGCGGACCACCGGCCGTATCGGTGGCTCCGCGATCACTGCTTCGCGCGCTCTTCCCGATCATCCTCTTCCTCCTGTTCATGCTGCTGAGCGGCCGGGGTCGGCGCCGAAGGGGCGGGATATATTGGGGAGGTCCTTGGATCGGTGGCGGCTGGGGTGGCGGTGGTGGATTCGGGGGCGGTGGCTTCGGTGGAGGGGGCTTCGGTGGCTTCGGTGGTGGCGGCGGAGCCAGCGGCGGTGGCGCCGGAAGGAGCTTCTAG
- a CDS encoding thioredoxin domain-containing protein: protein MRTLLGIVLLACVPLAHLAGQAAQPDPLAGRVKGSPKAPVTVYEMSDFQCPYCRQFALETFPALDSAYVTTGKVRWAFVNFPLTSIHQNAVAAAEIALCAAKQDKFWPVHDLLYRHQDVWAPLKEPAAFLLSLADSAHLSKPALLACAKAASTDEEVRADAEGASRTGAGSTPTFYIEGGLLVGAQPLPVFRQVLDSVIASKTGAAGRK, encoded by the coding sequence ATGAGGACACTCCTTGGCATCGTGCTCCTGGCGTGCGTCCCGCTCGCCCACCTCGCGGGCCAGGCGGCTCAGCCCGATCCACTGGCCGGCCGGGTCAAAGGGTCGCCCAAGGCGCCGGTGACGGTGTACGAGATGTCGGATTTCCAGTGCCCCTACTGCCGGCAGTTCGCGCTGGAAACGTTTCCGGCCCTCGATTCGGCCTACGTCACGACGGGGAAGGTGCGTTGGGCCTTCGTCAACTTCCCCCTGACCAGCATCCATCAGAACGCCGTCGCGGCGGCGGAGATCGCGCTCTGCGCTGCCAAGCAGGACAAATTCTGGCCGGTGCACGACCTGCTCTATCGCCACCAGGATGTCTGGGCGCCGCTCAAGGAGCCGGCGGCGTTTCTGCTCTCGCTGGCCGACTCGGCCCACCTCTCCAAGCCGGCGCTGCTCGCGTGCGCCAAGGCAGCGTCGACCGATGAGGAAGTCCGGGCCGACGCAGAGGGGGCCAGCCGGACTGGCGCGGGGAGCACGCCGACGTTCTATATCGAGGGCGGTCTCTTGGTAGGTGCCCAGCCGCTCCCGGTCTTCCGGCAGGTGCTCGATTCCGTGATCGCCAGCAAGACCGGAGCGGCCGGGCGAAAATGA
- a CDS encoding CPBP family glutamic-type intramembrane protease, with protein MPSVLRDYWRASRAPRYSLTFALPLLVAYEALAFTLSHDALIGVRNGADVLLKSLFLTLGGRNGLVVFGALLVGTGAALVWRDRRTSGPVDGRVFCWMALESVGYALVFGIVVGRLTAVLLHGLALTAPALRLGGVTQLGLATQLMISLGAGIYEELLFRVLIVGTLAALARRGFGWSAGAAGVFATLAGALIFSAFHYIGPYGERLELGSFAFRAIAGVVFSGMYLLRGFGITAWTHALYDVFLALAGSVA; from the coding sequence ATGCCCTCCGTCCTTCGCGACTACTGGCGCGCCTCCCGCGCGCCGCGCTACAGCCTGACGTTCGCCCTTCCCCTGCTGGTGGCCTACGAGGCGCTGGCGTTCACGCTCTCGCACGACGCGCTGATCGGCGTGCGGAACGGGGCGGACGTGCTGCTCAAGAGTCTCTTCCTCACGCTCGGCGGGAGGAACGGTCTCGTGGTGTTCGGGGCGCTGCTGGTGGGCACCGGCGCGGCGCTGGTGTGGCGCGATCGGAGGACGTCCGGCCCGGTCGACGGCCGGGTGTTCTGCTGGATGGCGCTCGAATCGGTGGGCTATGCGCTGGTGTTCGGGATCGTCGTCGGGAGACTCACCGCCGTGCTGCTGCACGGGCTGGCCCTCACCGCGCCGGCGCTCCGGCTCGGCGGAGTGACCCAGCTCGGGTTGGCCACCCAGCTCATGATCTCCCTGGGCGCCGGGATCTACGAGGAGCTGCTTTTCCGCGTGCTGATCGTCGGCACACTCGCCGCGCTGGCCCGGCGCGGCTTCGGCTGGAGTGCGGGCGCGGCTGGGGTCTTCGCCACCCTGGCCGGTGCCCTGATCTTCTCCGCCTTCCACTACATCGGGCCCTACGGCGAGCGGCTCGAGCTCGGCTCATTCGCCTTCCGGGCCATCGCGGGAGTGGTGTTCAGCGGGATGTACCTGCTGCGCGGCTTCGGGATCACCGCGTGGACCCACGCGCTGTATGACGTCTTCCTCGCGCTGGCGGGCTCGGTAGCCTGA
- a CDS encoding RNA polymerase sigma factor yields the protein MRGAIEAVATVSGVDNVVRRAQQGDVEAFEGLYRAHSAAIYALCRRMVGTDREALDLVQDIFVRAWERLTTFRGQSSLATWLHRLGVNVVLEHLRSAKRDASRFIEGDDTTFGGRSPAGQVDARIDLHAALVRLPGGARAVFVLHDIEGYSHEEIAQMTGIAPGTARAQLWRARRALLRLLDL from the coding sequence GTGCGGGGAGCGATCGAGGCGGTGGCGACGGTGAGCGGCGTCGACAACGTCGTTCGCCGGGCCCAGCAGGGCGACGTGGAGGCGTTCGAGGGACTGTATCGTGCGCACTCGGCCGCCATCTACGCGCTCTGCCGTCGCATGGTCGGGACCGATAGGGAGGCGCTGGATCTGGTACAGGACATCTTCGTTCGGGCCTGGGAGCGCCTCACGACGTTCCGCGGCCAAAGCTCGCTGGCAACGTGGCTGCATCGGCTCGGGGTGAACGTCGTCCTCGAGCACCTCCGCTCCGCGAAGCGCGATGCGTCACGGTTCATCGAGGGCGACGACACCACGTTTGGTGGCCGCTCGCCCGCCGGCCAGGTGGACGCCCGCATCGACCTCCACGCGGCCCTCGTGCGACTCCCGGGCGGCGCACGCGCGGTATTCGTACTGCACGACATCGAAGGCTACTCCCACGAGGAGATCGCACAGATGACCGGCATCGCGCCGGGAACGGCCCGCGCGCAGTTGTGGCGCGCTCGCCGCGCGCTCCTGAGGCTCCTCGATCTATGA